The genome window GTTTACGACCGATATCGTTAACCACACGGTCAATCATGGCACTGGAAACCAGCGTTTTACCTACGGCAACCTCTTTGCCCCACTGCGGACGATGCTGGAACAGATAGTTGATTGCCACAGCCAGATAGTGGTTCGGATTCATCAGACCTGCAGGCGTGACGATACCGTGACGGTCGTAGTCCGGGTCATTGCCAAACGCCAGATCGAATTTATCACGTAGCGCCAGCAGACCGGCCATCGCACATTCTGATGAGCAGTCCATGCGCACCACGCCATCTTTATCCAGATGCATAAAGCGGAATGTCTGGTCGATAGCGTCGTTAACGATAGTTAAATCGAGCTGATAATGCTCGGCGATGCGTTTCCAGTATTCCATACCGGAGCCGCCCAGCGGATCAACGCCGATTTTCAGGCCCGCTTTTTTAATCGCTTCCATATCCACAACCTGGGCCAGCCCTTCAACATAAGGCTGAATCAGATCTTTTTCCTGAATATGGCCGCTGGCCCAGGCCTGCTCCAGCGACAGGCGTTTAACCTCCTGCAAATCGTTTTGAATCAGCTGATTCGCACGGTCTTCCACCACTTTGGTAACGTTGGTGTCGGCCGGGCCACCGTTAGGCGGATTATATTTAATACCGCCATCTTCCGGCGGATTATGGGAAGGCGTAATCACGATGCCATCAGCCTGAGCGCCGCCCGCTTTGTTATATTCAAGGATTGCGTTAGAGATGGCCGGGGTCGGCGTATAACCGTTATCCTGCTGCACAATGACATCAACGCCGTTGGCCGCTAACACTTCCAGCACGGAAATGATCGCCGGCTCTGACAGCGCGTGGGTATCTTTACCCACGTAACAAGGGCCAGTGATCCCGTTCTTTTTACGTTCTTCAGCAATGGCCTGAGCGATAGCCAGAATATGCGTTTCATTGAAACTCTGACGTGCGGCGCTGCCGCGATGCCCTGATGTGCCAAACTTCACCGCGTGTTCCGCATTCCCTTTTTCTGGCTGCAGAACGTAATACTGGGATGTTAATTGTGCAACGTTAATCAAATCGCTCTGCTGGGCTGGCTGCCCGGCACGGGGGTGATTGGCCATTGGCGCTTCTCCCTGACGCTTCAGTTAAATGGTGCCGCAAACCTTATCTGACAGCTCCGGTGGGAACTGCATAGCCAGCATGATATGTTCCACCATGCTGCATTTGCGGCCTGTGTTAGTGTTGGTGATCACCCAGTACGGCGTGCCGGGAACATGCTTCGGCTTGGTATGGGTGCCATGCTGCAACAGTGTTTGTTCATCGCCGGCAAAGTAAACGCGGGTGCGTCCCTGCAGCGATGCGGTGGCCTCAGCAAACGCTTCGGGATCAAGACGATATAGTGTAGATAAAATCAACATAAAGCGATTTACCGCTTTATTCTGCTCGGCGTATTCATCAGAGAGTAGCAGCTCGCGCACAGCACGCACCCGATCTTGCGCACGCGTGGTTGGCTTGCTGACTTCATTTTCCTGACGCACGCTAACAGCAGGCGCCGGGGCCGGGGCCGCAACCGGTGCGCTCTGACCAGCGGTAAATTTCAACATCCGCCGTAAAATGTCGGAGGCGCTTTCACCGATATGCTGCGTGTGGCTGGCAATATAGCGATAGAGTTCTTCGTCGACTTCAATCGTTTTCATCTTTATCCGTACGGTAATTGCTTGTGGCAGATCCAGGCGCAGCGCGTAATAGCAAATTTCAGCTGTACAATCTGTGCGCTGGTTCTAACATAAGGATTATAAAGTTAAATCCTGCGGGTCGGTAGCGACGTTGGCGCTTGCAGGCAAAAGTCAGAATATGCCGCAAAGCAATCCGGCAAACAACCACTGACCGGCAGGCAGTCTATAAACCATGATAACCTATGCTTTCCTTTCAACTGTAAGAACTTTGCCATGAATTTGAATACTCGCCTGCAAACTGAACAGTCCGATCCGAACGCACTCCCCCTTCTGCTTATTCATGGCCTGTTCGGCAGCCTTGATAACTTAGGCGTGCTGGCGCGCGGCTTAAAAGCGGATCGTCCGTTGATTCAGGTGGATGTGCGTAATCATGGCCTTTCACCGCGCAGCGATGAAATGTCGTATGCGGCCATGGCGCAGGATATGCTGGATACGCTCGATGCGCACGGCATTGATAAAATCGCGGTGACTGGTCACTCCATGGGTGGGAAAATCGCCATGACCATGACGGCGCTGGCGCCTGAGCGGATCGAACAACTGGTATTAATTGATATCGCCCCGGTTGACTATCGCACCCGACGTCACGATGAAATTTTCGCCGCGGTTAATGCAGTAACCGCCGCAAAGGTGCAGTTGCGCAGTGAAGCCGCCAGCGTAATGCGCGAAATGCTCGCTGACGAAGGCGTTATCCAGTTTCTGCTGAAATCTTTCCACGACGGCGCATGGCGTTTTAATGTTCCGGCACTCTGGGACAACTACAGCAGCATCTCCGGCTGGGAAAATGTGCCCGCCTGGCACGGCCCGGCGCTGTTTATTCGCGGTGAGCTTTCTCCCTATCTTGATGATATTCATCGCAATGCTTTGCTGGCGCAGTTTCCAGCGGCGCGAGCGCACGTGATTGCTGGCGCAGGCCACTGGGTTCATGCTGAAAAACCGGATGCGGTGCTGCGGGCTGTGCGGCGTTTTTTAGCGCTGTAAAAGCAATATGTTAACAGGCTAACAAAGATTGTCCTCGCTCTTTGGTCAGGGTATGATGGCGCGCTAAAATTTTGCCGCCGTTAAACGGGGGCAAACCGGCCCAAACGTCACCATGCGCGGCGCAAACGCGCAGCCCATTCAGTATCACGATTCTATGGCAAAAGAACAAACGGACCGGACCACGCTCGATCTCTTCGCAGATGAACGTCGCCCGGGTCGCCCGAAAACCAGTCCGCTGTCGCGTGATGAACAACTTCGTATCAACAAGCGCAACCAGCTGAAGCGTGACAAAGTCCGCGGGTTACGGCGCGTTGAACTGAAGATGAACAGTGAGGCCGTCGATGCGCTTAATGCGATGGCTGCCGAACGCGGCGTCAGCCGCAGCGAGCTGATCGAAGAGATGATTCTCGCCCAGTTGCAGGCGCTTTGAACGGCTGGAAGAAGCGCACTAAGAAACAAATGCAGCGGCTTTACGAGTTCCGCCTCCTGACGGTCTCTGCTATTATTGCCGTAATCTGCATACAACGGGCAGTTACCATATTTTTAAGTTTCAAGAGGTTACTAAACTCATGGCAATCGTAGGTATTTTCTTTGGCAGCGATACCGGCAATACAGAAAACATTGCAAAGATGATCCAGAAACAGCTCGGTAGCGATGTTGCCGAAGTGCATGATATTGCCAAGAGCAGTAAAGAAGACCTGGAAGCTTTTGATATCCTGCTGTTAGGCATCCCGACCTGGTACTACGGCGAAGCACAATGTGACTGGGACGATTTTTTCCCAACGCTGGAAGAGATCGATTTCAACGGCAAACTGGTGGCGTTGTTTGGCTGCGGTGACCAGGAAGATTACGCTGAATATTTCTGCGACGCGATGGGTACTATTCGCGATATCATTGAGCCAAACGGCGCGGTGATTGTTGGTCACTGGCCAACCGAAGGTTATCATTTTGAAGCGTCGAAAGGCCTGGCAGATGATAAGCATTTCCTTGGTTTAGCCATTGATGAAGACCGTCAGCCCGAATTGACTAACGAACGCGTTGATAAATGGGTTAAACAGATTTATGCAGAACTGCACCTGCAGGAAATTCTGGAAGCCTGATTTAACGCGCATTGTGCTGTAAATCACATTGCGTAACAGGTATTTCCTATAGAAATGATAGATACGGGTTTGAAAATTTTACTATTGAGTCGGTAGAATACCCGTATCGGTCGCGCGCTTTCCTGCCGTGGTGCTGTAAAGCGGCAGGATCTAGCGAAATGTAAACACAGCATCATATGGGCATGAACAACGCCGGACGTAGCGATCTTCTCTTTACTTCCACTTGCGATTTCACGCGCACCCTTACGGTTTTCATTTCGAAGCATCAGTTCTATAATGAGACGCTATTAGCTTAGCGTCGACCGATGTTCATGGCTGTTCAGCCACATTGTGACTAGCAAAGTAACAGGACAATATCCGCATGACTGACAATAACACCGCATTAAAGAAGGCCGGACTGAAGGTCACACTTCCGCGACTAAAAATCCTGGAAGTGCTTCAGGGACCTGAGAGCCATCACGTCAGTGCGGAAGAGTTATACAAGCGACTCATTGATATGGGCGAAGAGATCGGGCTGGCGACGGTTTATCGCGTCCTGAACCAGTTTGACGATGCCGGTATCGTTACCCGCCATAACTTTGAAGGCGGCAAATCCGTTTTCGAACTGACCCAGCAGCAGCACCACGATCATCTGATCTGCCTGGACTGCGGCAAGGTTATCGAATTTAGTGATGAGTCTATTGAATCCCGCCAGCGTGAAATCGCCACGCGCCACGGCATCAAACTGACCAACCATAGCCTTTATCTGTATGGTCACTGCGCGTTGGGCGATTGCCGCGAAGACGAAACATTACACGATAAATAATCAATTATGCTATGCAGTAAAATCAAAACCGGTGCTCAGGCACCGGTTTTTTTTACCCTTCACGCTGCCCGCATGCGTTAAAAAAACAGTGAACGGGGCGATAACGATAAACTTCACCTCTTTCTTATCCTGGAAAATATTGCCGTATCCACCGCCGTAGCTGGAGAGATTGCTGTGATTGTTGTAACGGGTGAAGTGCAGCTTAAACAGCGTATCCTTCGCTCTGCCCTGCTGAATGGTATAAAACAGGTCCAGATCCCAGCCGCCTAAGTCATACATCACACCGGCAAAAATTGCTTTTTCACCGTTGGCGTTCCAGTCAGAGCGCGCATCCCACCAGATATCAAGACGCCCGTTGGAGCTGCCACAGGAAGGCGTCATGCGCTGAAGAAAGTAGCCATGATTTGTACTGACCCAAAAAGTTGGACAGATTAACCGAGGCATCTGAGGAAGAGTTCATTTAATACATGGGCTCTTTTTTGTTTCCTGCTAACGCTAAATAAACTGTTACGTAACCGAATTATCCATCCCGCAGCTTTCTTACTTTCGCATTGCCGTCTCATCAATAAACTGTTTGTCATCTTCTTTCGTGAAAGTTTCTACTGAATTAACAATAGGTGTATCATCCGATTCCCGCTCGTAGCGGTATGGACGTATTGGCCTTCACCTCCTATTGAGAGAGTTTCAGGAATAATGTCCGCTGCTGAGTTTGTGATGGTTTGAAACCATGATAAATATAGAAGTTTTTGGCTTCTTCCGTAAGTGCGTGAACCATGATTGCACGTACACCAATATTCTCGGCTACCCGATAGCAACGAAGCACTGCGTCATGCAGTAAATCGGCACCAAGCCCTTTTCCACGGAATGAGACATCGACAGTCAGACGGGCAAGTATAATGACAGGAATGGGATCAGGCATGTTACGCCGAAGGCTGCCTGTCGCTTCTGTATGGTTGACGCTCCCGGTGGCCAGAGAGTAAAAGCCGGCTATTTGTTTAGTGTCCTTCTTACAAACCACAAACGTTCGGGCCGCTCTGAGAGCCTGGTTTTTGAGGCCCCTCTGCTTTAACCAGTCATCGAGCACGGCTTCACTGCTGACAAACTCCGCCACCTGATGAAAAGCGGATAAAGGTTCTGGTGCTGTTACACGTCCCACTGAGGTTTCCTTGCCAGCAGTTTTTCGATAACGGGATCATCTGTGACCGGTGCATCAATCATATCGATGAACTCTGCGTATTGCTCATCGTTAAAATTAAAGACGCGGCGGTCGAGGATAACATTCTCGGCAGCCTTACAGGCCATTTCCAGAATGAAATCTGTACGTGATTTGTGAAGGATTTCAGCCGCGGCATCAATGAGTGCTCGCTGAGATTCTTTGGCCCTAAGGTTGAGTTGAACATCAGATTTCATGAAATATCTCCGTATAGCATTTGCTTTACAGAGTAGCACAATGAGAATGTATAGCAAATGCTATACATCAAGTTATCTTCTTTAATATTTAGAATGATGATGTCCGCTTTGTGCCAAAAACGGCCTCTGGAAGATATTTATACTCACCCACTAATGCTTCGATTTTTGATGTCGCGCGGTGTCAGGCTTTTTCCTGTTGCAATTGTTCATGCTGCTTAAGCTCATAGTCAATAAATGCATCAATCATGCTCCGGTATACTTTTTCAATGATTACTTTCGAAAGTCCAATTTCCGCAGCTCTCTCACGCACCTTACTGATGACTTGTTCTACGCGATCCTGCGCACGAACGGCGGTACTATCGGTTTTGAACGCAGCAGCGGCTTTAACACACCCTGCACGCTGAGCTATTAATTTAACCAGCTCACTATCGATTTGATCAATACGGTCTCTAACTTCGTCAATACTGGAAAAGCACATAGATTGAACCTTTAGACTAGTACATGAGGTCAGCAGGATACATTAAATTCTGACAGGTGCCATCTATAGAATTATGAAGCGGACATTTTGCACCCTAACCTTCCTCACCCACGCCGGAAATTCGCAGAACGTATCAGGCATCATCAAGCCGTGAGGTCAGTTTTCTGACATGAACGCCTTCGGCAAGGCGCCGTTCCGGTCCCGGCCACCGCTGCCCCCACAATGACAGCAAGAGATGGCGGGGATTCGTCCATTATTTGCCGGAAGCGGGCATTACTGATATCCCGACACGTTAATAACCACGCCAGTTGGCCGCTGCATTTTAAGTTGATTAAAAAGGCATCGTTAATATGCACGATTAAAATAGCCATGATTGATGCTAAGTCCGGTCTGTC of Pantoea alhagi contains these proteins:
- the fldA gene encoding flavodoxin FldA yields the protein MAIVGIFFGSDTGNTENIAKMIQKQLGSDVAEVHDIAKSSKEDLEAFDILLLGIPTWYYGEAQCDWDDFFPTLEEIDFNGKLVALFGCGDQEDYAEYFCDAMGTIRDIIEPNGAVIVGHWPTEGYHFEASKGLADDKHFLGLAIDEDRQPELTNERVDKWVKQIYAELHLQEILEA
- a CDS encoding DUF1778 domain-containing protein — encoded protein: MKSDVQLNLRAKESQRALIDAAAEILHKSRTDFILEMACKAAENVILDRRVFNFNDEQYAEFIDMIDAPVTDDPVIEKLLARKPQWDV
- the fur gene encoding ferric iron uptake transcriptional regulator, giving the protein MTDNNTALKKAGLKVTLPRLKILEVLQGPESHHVSAEELYKRLIDMGEEIGLATVYRVLNQFDDAGIVTRHNFEGGKSVFELTQQQHHDHLICLDCGKVIEFSDESIESRQREIATRHGIKLTNHSLYLYGHCALGDCREDETLHDK
- the pgm gene encoding phosphoglucomutase (alpha-D-glucose-1,6-bisphosphate-dependent), whose product is MANHPRAGQPAQQSDLINVAQLTSQYYVLQPEKGNAEHAVKFGTSGHRGSAARQSFNETHILAIAQAIAEERKKNGITGPCYVGKDTHALSEPAIISVLEVLAANGVDVIVQQDNGYTPTPAISNAILEYNKAGGAQADGIVITPSHNPPEDGGIKYNPPNGGPADTNVTKVVEDRANQLIQNDLQEVKRLSLEQAWASGHIQEKDLIQPYVEGLAQVVDMEAIKKAGLKIGVDPLGGSGMEYWKRIAEHYQLDLTIVNDAIDQTFRFMHLDKDGVVRMDCSSECAMAGLLALRDKFDLAFGNDPDYDRHGIVTPAGLMNPNHYLAVAINYLFQHRPQWGKEVAVGKTLVSSAMIDRVVNDIGRKLVEVPVGFKWFVDGLFDGSFGFGGEESAGASFLRFDGTPWSTDKDGIILCLLAAEITAVTGKNPQQHYDELAERFGAPSYNRLQASATSAQKAALSKLSPEMVSAATLAGDPITARLTSAPGNGASIGGLKVMTENGWFAARPSGTEDAYKIYCESFLGAEHREKIEKEAVEIVSAVLKNA
- a CDS encoding chorismate mutase, which translates into the protein MCFSSIDEVRDRIDQIDSELVKLIAQRAGCVKAAAAFKTDSTAVRAQDRVEQVISKVRERAAEIGLSKVIIEKVYRSMIDAFIDYELKQHEQLQQEKA
- the seqA gene encoding replication initiation negative regulator SeqA, with the translated sequence MKTIEVDEELYRYIASHTQHIGESASDILRRMLKFTAGQSAPVAAPAPAPAVSVRQENEVSKPTTRAQDRVRAVRELLLSDEYAEQNKAVNRFMLILSTLYRLDPEAFAEATASLQGRTRVYFAGDEQTLLQHGTHTKPKHVPGTPYWVITNTNTGRKCSMVEHIMLAMQFPPELSDKVCGTI
- a CDS encoding GNAT family N-acetyltransferase: MGRVTAPEPLSAFHQVAEFVSSEAVLDDWLKQRGLKNQALRAARTFVVCKKDTKQIAGFYSLATGSVNHTEATGSLRRNMPDPIPVIILARLTVDVSFRGKGLGADLLHDAVLRCYRVAENIGVRAIMVHALTEEAKNFYIYHGFKPSQTQQRTLFLKLSQ
- the ybfF gene encoding esterase, which codes for MNLNTRLQTEQSDPNALPLLLIHGLFGSLDNLGVLARGLKADRPLIQVDVRNHGLSPRSDEMSYAAMAQDMLDTLDAHGIDKIAVTGHSMGGKIAMTMTALAPERIEQLVLIDIAPVDYRTRRHDEIFAAVNAVTAAKVQLRSEAASVMREMLADEGVIQFLLKSFHDGAWRFNVPALWDNYSSISGWENVPAWHGPALFIRGELSPYLDDIHRNALLAQFPAARAHVIAGAGHWVHAEKPDAVLRAVRRFLAL
- the ybfE gene encoding LexA regulated protein; translation: MAKEQTDRTTLDLFADERRPGRPKTSPLSRDEQLRINKRNQLKRDKVRGLRRVELKMNSEAVDALNAMAAERGVSRSELIEEMILAQLQAL